From the genome of Nitrospirota bacterium:
TCGACGCCAGAGTCCATGCGTGGCCCCATCCGGATACCCGTAAAAATCCGTTACAATCCAGGCCTTGACCTTGCTGAACCGCCTGGGCGGTGAAGCAGGGCCAAAATACTGGACTGGATAGAATCTCCCGATGTCTGCTTGCGTCGGCCTGGGGTTCAAATAAAGGAAACCGCAGTGTATGCACCGCACAATATAAAACTCGTCCGTGGTGATGCCATGAAGCAGGTCTCGCTGCTGAATGACGACCTCGGCGTGATCGGTGCGGCAAAACTCGCAGACCACATTTTCCACTTATCGCACCCTTTTTGTCGCAAATGAAAAATAAGACCTGACTATCCGGCTCATGGCTCGCCGGGCCGCCTTCCAACTCCAGACATCACGGACACAGCAACGCAACGCCTTGAGCAAGTCGGCACGCCCTGCCAGATCCCCTTGTTGAAGACGCCACTTACCCATGTCAGCAAAATATACGGCTCTCTCTTTCATAAGGTAGCGTCGCTTGTCATATTCGTGACCGAACCGCTGCAAGAGCGCCTCGTTCAGCAAGATCCGATGTCCCAGCTCCACTTGTGGCGGCTTATCCTCCCCATGACGATGATATGTGAGCGGCTCGTCAATCAAGACGATCTCGCACTCCCGCGCAACCCTGGGCCAAAATTCATGGTCATCCAGTCCGGCTGAACCAAAGCGCTCATCAAACCCCCCGACCTGATGAATAACCGATCGTCGGAGCATTACAGCAGAAGGGGTTGGACCAAATCCCTTGACAAACAATTGATAAAATTCGCTCGGAGGACCGGTTGGAAAATTTTCCAGAGGTTGCCCGTAACAATTCATATGCACGATGCCCGTCGTCACCATTCCAATTTCCGGCCTTGCCTTCAACATTGCCACCTGCTTGGCAAGCTTCGTTGGCGCCCAAAGATCATCGTGATCAAGCAACGCGATATAGCTTCCGCGCGACAGGGCAATGCCACGGTTTCTCGCTTTGGCCACGCCTCCGTTCTCGAACGCATAATATCGCACCCGCGCGCCGAATGCTTTGACGATTTCCGCCGATCCATCGGTGGATCCATCATCGATCACGATGATCTCCCGATCCGTCCAGGTTTGTGCCAACACGCTTTCAATCGTTTCCTTGATCACGGAAGCCCCATTGTACAGTGGGATGACCACACTGACCGTGACAGGACCATTCATGCCTTCCTCGACCCCATTCGACATGATGCTAGAGATACGACCGAAATAAACGCGAATAGGTCCTGAACTTGTGGGGGTTCAAATGCAGTGATCGCAAGAGCATCCGACGGCCCTCGCTTCCCCTGCCTGACCTCACCTCATGCATGCCCCAGTCCGAATAGCATTCTGCCAGCATGACACTGATCAGCTTTTGCTTAAGCTCGTCGGCCACGTACAGCGCCTTCATTCGAAGCAGGAAGCGTTCGCGGCTTTGCACCACCGTTTCTTTGCCCGCATGACTTAAGCTGGCCGAATGGACTCGGTAACACATACCTGACTCTTCCAGAAACACGAATCGGCCTTCTTGCTTGAGGCGCGCACACAAGTCAAAGTCCTCGAACCCGCGGAGCTCCTCATCGTACATCCCCGCCCGCTCAAACGCATCCCGACGAACAAGAACAGCCGATGACAGCAGCTGGTCTGCTTCCATCAAACGGCCCAAAGGAGAAT
Proteins encoded in this window:
- a CDS encoding glycosyltransferase family 2 protein; the protein is MSNGVEEGMNGPVTVSVVIPLYNGASVIKETIESVLAQTWTDREIIVIDDGSTDGSAEIVKAFGARVRYYAFENGGVAKARNRGIALSRGSYIALLDHDDLWAPTKLAKQVAMLKARPEIGMVTTGIVHMNCYGQPLENFPTGPPSEFYQLFVKGFGPTPSAVMLRRSVIHQVGGFDERFGSAGLDDHEFWPRVARECEIVLIDEPLTYHRHGEDKPPQVELGHRILLNEALLQRFGHEYDKRRYLMKERAVYFADMGKWRLQQGDLAGRADLLKALRCCVRDVWSWKAARRAMSRIVRSYFSFATKRVR
- a CDS encoding glycosyltransferase family 2 protein, which encodes MGMPQVTVVLPVYNGARYIKEALDSVFAQTFRDFEVICIGNGSTDETRSILEGYGERIRVLRRQNRGPCGGRNEGVRKATAQYIAFLDHDDYWYPRKLEQQVAVLSAEPDAVLVLCNSDRMDAEGRLLQVGATLIERATMRDSPLGRLMEADQLLSSAVLVRRDAFERAGMYDEELRGFEDFDLCARLKQEGRFVFLEESGMCYRVHSASLSHAGKETVVQSRERFLLRMKALYVADELKQKLISVMLAECYSDWGMHEVRSGRGSEGRRMLLRSLHLNPHKFRTYSRLFRSYL